One segment of Thamnophis elegans isolate rThaEle1 chromosome 16, rThaEle1.pri, whole genome shotgun sequence DNA contains the following:
- the LOC116519237 gene encoding glutamine synthetase-like isoform X2, translating to MFLIPVKMFRDPFSLDPNKLVMCEVLKYNRKPAETNNRYTCKQVMELVKDCQPWFGMEQEYTLLGMDGRPYGWPENGFPGPQGPYYCGVGANKVYGRDIVEAHYKACLYAGVEIGGTNAEVMPSQWEFQVGPCVGIDMGDHLWMARYILHRVCEDFGVVATMDPKPVTGNWNGAGCHTNVSTLETRQIGGIKAIEAAIERLSKRHKYHIRLYDPRGGQDNTRRLTGHHETSSITEFSAGVANRGASIRIPRQVGQDGYGYYEDRRPSANCDPYAVTEAIMRTTILGETGDGTVEDVKDETRLERAALKD from the exons ATGTTCTTAATCCCCGTCAAGATGTTCCGAGATCCGTTTAGCTTGGATCCCAACAAGCTAGTAATGTGTGAGGTTCTGAAGTACAACCGGAAACCGGCTG AGACCAATAACAGGTACACCTGTAAGCAAGTCATGGAATTGGTTAAAGACTGCCAACCCTGGTTTGGCATGGAGCAGGAATACACCTTGCTGGGCATGGATGGACGTCCATATGGCTGGCCCGAAAATGGATTTCCGGGCCCACAAG GACCCTATTACTGTGGGGTTGGTGCAAATAAAGTGTACGGACGTGATATCGTGGAAGCACACTACAAAGCTTGCTTGTACGCTGGCGTGGAGATTGGTGGGACCAATGCTGAAGTCATGCCATCTCAG TGGGAGTTTCAAGTGGGGCCGTGTGTAGGCATTGATATGGGCGACCACCTGTGGATGGCGAGATACATTTTACATCGGGTCTGTGAAGATTTTGGTGTCGTGGCCACCATGGATCCTAAGCCGGTGACCGGCAACTGGAATGGGGCTGGATGTCATACTAACGTCAGCACCCTAGAAACAAGGCAGATAGGGGGTATCAA GGCCATCGAAGCAGCCATCGAAAGGCTGAGCAAACGCCACAAGTACCACATCCGGTTGTACGATCCCCGAGGAGGCCAGGACAATACTAGGAGGCTAACCGGCCACCACGAGACCTCCAGCATCACAGAGTTCTCGGCTGGAGTGGCCAACCGGGGCGCCAGCATCCGGATCCCTCGTCAAGTCGGGCAAGACGGCTATGGCTACTATGAAGACCGACGGCCGTCCGCGAACTGCGACCCCTACGCGGTCACGGAAGCCATTATGCGGACCACCATCCTTGGCGAAACGGGGGACGGAACTGTAGAAGACGTCAAGGATGAAACACGACTGGAAAGGGCAGCTCTCAAGGACTGA
- the LOC116519237 gene encoding glutamine synthetase-like isoform X1, producing MSVSHSSKLNKGVRDQYMKLPQGKRVLATYIWIDGSGEGLRSKTKTLNQEPNCVEELSEWNFDGSSTGQSEGSNSDMFLIPVKMFRDPFSLDPNKLVMCEVLKYNRKPAETNNRYTCKQVMELVKDCQPWFGMEQEYTLLGMDGRPYGWPENGFPGPQGPYYCGVGANKVYGRDIVEAHYKACLYAGVEIGGTNAEVMPSQWEFQVGPCVGIDMGDHLWMARYILHRVCEDFGVVATMDPKPVTGNWNGAGCHTNVSTLETRQIGGIKAIEAAIERLSKRHKYHIRLYDPRGGQDNTRRLTGHHETSSITEFSAGVANRGASIRIPRQVGQDGYGYYEDRRPSANCDPYAVTEAIMRTTILGETGDGTVEDVKDETRLERAALKD from the exons ATGTCTGTGTCACACAGTTCCAAACTTAACAAAGGGGTCAGAGACCAGTACATGAAGCTACCCCAAGGGAAGAGGGTGTTGGCCACGTACATTTGGATAGATGGAAGCGGGGAAGGCCTTCGCAGCAAAACCAAAACCTTAAACCAGGAACCAAACTGCGTTGaag AACTATCAGAATGGAACTTCGATGGCTCCAGCACTGGGCAGTCCGAAGGATCAAACAGCGACATGTTCTTAATCCCCGTCAAGATGTTCCGAGATCCGTTTAGCTTGGATCCCAACAAGCTAGTAATGTGTGAGGTTCTGAAGTACAACCGGAAACCGGCTG AGACCAATAACAGGTACACCTGTAAGCAAGTCATGGAATTGGTTAAAGACTGCCAACCCTGGTTTGGCATGGAGCAGGAATACACCTTGCTGGGCATGGATGGACGTCCATATGGCTGGCCCGAAAATGGATTTCCGGGCCCACAAG GACCCTATTACTGTGGGGTTGGTGCAAATAAAGTGTACGGACGTGATATCGTGGAAGCACACTACAAAGCTTGCTTGTACGCTGGCGTGGAGATTGGTGGGACCAATGCTGAAGTCATGCCATCTCAG TGGGAGTTTCAAGTGGGGCCGTGTGTAGGCATTGATATGGGCGACCACCTGTGGATGGCGAGATACATTTTACATCGGGTCTGTGAAGATTTTGGTGTCGTGGCCACCATGGATCCTAAGCCGGTGACCGGCAACTGGAATGGGGCTGGATGTCATACTAACGTCAGCACCCTAGAAACAAGGCAGATAGGGGGTATCAA GGCCATCGAAGCAGCCATCGAAAGGCTGAGCAAACGCCACAAGTACCACATCCGGTTGTACGATCCCCGAGGAGGCCAGGACAATACTAGGAGGCTAACCGGCCACCACGAGACCTCCAGCATCACAGAGTTCTCGGCTGGAGTGGCCAACCGGGGCGCCAGCATCCGGATCCCTCGTCAAGTCGGGCAAGACGGCTATGGCTACTATGAAGACCGACGGCCGTCCGCGAACTGCGACCCCTACGCGGTCACGGAAGCCATTATGCGGACCACCATCCTTGGCGAAACGGGGGACGGAACTGTAGAAGACGTCAAGGATGAAACACGACTGGAAAGGGCAGCTCTCAAGGACTGA